A DNA window from Actinomadura luzonensis contains the following coding sequences:
- a CDS encoding alpha/beta hydrolase — MEPEASDVCVPTTAEREQVHFASGATRCAAWHYPGTNGACVIMAGGFAVPKEPATDLFAKRFNDAGFSVLAFDYRGLGQSGGRPRLVLPVRKQLADWQAAIGFAATLPEADPARLALWGFSASGGHVLRVAARDPRVAAVIAQTPNVGGPAATRSVTAHQKPLAMLRLTGKGLADALGGLAGRAPLLVPLAGEPGSVAMLTTPDAGDGPAALDPDHRHPHWQQQAAARSALRLAFYQPGRDTARVRCPLLVLTCDQDQTAPPGPAVRAARRAPRAELVHLPGRHYAPFMEMHEQAVDAELSFLRRHLLDHT, encoded by the coding sequence ATGGAACCAGAAGCTTCGGACGTCTGCGTGCCCACGACCGCGGAACGCGAACAGGTTCACTTCGCCAGCGGCGCCACCCGGTGCGCCGCCTGGCACTACCCGGGCACCAACGGCGCCTGCGTGATCATGGCCGGTGGCTTCGCGGTGCCCAAGGAGCCGGCCACCGACCTGTTCGCCAAGCGCTTCAACGACGCCGGTTTCAGCGTCCTCGCCTTCGACTACCGCGGCCTCGGCCAGAGCGGCGGCCGGCCGCGCCTGGTCCTGCCCGTCAGGAAGCAGCTCGCCGACTGGCAGGCCGCGATCGGGTTCGCCGCGACCCTGCCGGAGGCCGACCCCGCCAGGCTCGCGCTGTGGGGCTTCTCCGCCTCCGGCGGCCACGTCCTCCGCGTCGCGGCACGCGACCCCAGGGTCGCGGCGGTGATCGCCCAGACCCCGAACGTCGGAGGCCCGGCCGCCACCCGCAGCGTCACGGCACACCAGAAGCCGCTCGCCATGCTGCGCCTCACCGGCAAGGGCCTCGCCGACGCCCTCGGCGGGCTCGCCGGCCGCGCCCCCCTCCTGGTGCCGCTCGCCGGCGAGCCGGGCAGCGTGGCGATGCTGACCACGCCGGACGCCGGCGACGGCCCCGCCGCGCTCGACCCGGACCACCGGCACCCGCACTGGCAGCAGCAGGCCGCCGCCCGCTCCGCGCTCCGCCTCGCGTTCTACCAGCCGGGCCGCGACACCGCCCGCGTACGGTGCCCGCTGCTCGTCCTCACCTGCGACCAGGACCAGACCGCCCCGCCCGGCCCCGCCGTCCGCGCCGCGCGCCGAGCGCCCCGCGCGGAGCTGGTTCACCTGCCCGGCCGGCACTACGCGCCGTTCATGGAGATGCACGAGCAGGCCGTCGACGCCGAGCTGTCCTTCCTGCGCCGGCACCTGCTCGATCACACCTGA
- a CDS encoding acyl-CoA dehydrogenase family protein, translating to MTVERLLPTPEAYDLIELTREIADKELARRVDEHERAETYPEGLFATLGEAGLLGLPYPEEHGGGGQPYEVYLQVVEELAMRWAAVAVATSVHTLACFPVAAYGTAEQRARWLPDLLAGRLIGGYSLSEPQAGSDAGALECRAERVADGYRVTGNKAWITHGGIADFYALFARTGTGSRGVSCFLAPGRAEGLTFGRPEEKMGLHAVPTTAAHYDGVLLETDRLIGEEGQGLQIAFSALDSGRLGIAACATGLAQAALDEAVAYAKERQTFGKKIIDHQGLGFLLADMAAGVDSARATYLDAARRRDAGLPYSRQASVAKLVATDVAMKVTTDAVQVLGGYGYTREFRVERYMREAKIMQIFEGTNQIQRLVISRHLAK from the coding sequence GTGACCGTCGAGCGCCTGCTGCCCACCCCGGAGGCCTACGACCTCATCGAGCTCACCCGCGAGATCGCCGACAAGGAGCTCGCCCGCCGGGTCGACGAGCACGAGCGCGCCGAGACCTACCCGGAGGGGCTGTTCGCCACGCTGGGCGAGGCGGGGCTGCTCGGGCTGCCGTACCCGGAGGAGCACGGCGGCGGCGGGCAGCCGTACGAGGTGTATCTCCAGGTCGTCGAGGAGCTGGCGATGCGGTGGGCGGCCGTCGCGGTCGCGACCAGCGTGCACACGCTGGCCTGCTTCCCGGTGGCGGCGTACGGGACGGCGGAGCAGCGGGCCCGCTGGCTGCCCGACCTGCTGGCGGGGCGGCTCATCGGCGGCTACAGCCTGTCGGAGCCGCAGGCCGGCTCGGACGCCGGGGCGCTGGAGTGCCGCGCCGAGCGGGTCGCGGACGGCTACCGCGTCACCGGCAACAAGGCGTGGATCACGCACGGCGGCATCGCGGACTTCTACGCGCTGTTCGCCCGCACGGGGACGGGCTCGCGCGGCGTCTCCTGCTTCCTCGCGCCGGGCCGGGCCGAGGGCCTGACGTTCGGGCGGCCGGAGGAGAAGATGGGCCTGCACGCCGTCCCGACGACCGCCGCCCACTACGACGGCGTGCTCCTGGAGACCGACCGGCTGATCGGCGAGGAGGGCCAGGGGCTCCAGATCGCCTTCAGCGCGCTCGACTCCGGCCGGCTCGGCATCGCCGCCTGCGCGACCGGCCTGGCCCAGGCCGCCCTGGACGAGGCGGTGGCGTACGCCAAGGAGCGGCAGACGTTCGGCAAGAAGATCATCGACCACCAGGGGCTGGGCTTCTTGCTGGCGGACATGGCGGCCGGCGTGGACAGCGCCCGCGCCACCTACCTCGACGCCGCCCGCCGCCGCGACGCCGGCCTGCCGTACAGCCGCCAGGCGTCCGTCGCCAAGCTGGTCGCGACGGACGTGGCGATGAAGGTGACGACGGACGCGGTGCAGGTGCTCGGAGGGTACGGGTACACGCGGGAGTTCCGGGTGGAGCGGTACATGCGCGAGGCCAAGATCATGCAGATCTTCGAGGGGACGAATCAGATCCAGCGGCTGGTGATCAGCAGGCACCTGGCCAAGTAG
- a CDS encoding indolepyruvate ferredoxin oxidoreductase family protein: MTPTPVSLDDKYTARDGRVLISGVQALVRLTLEQRRLDRERGLDTRAFVSGYQGSPLGGVDLEMGRARRFLDEEGVVFRPGLNEELAATAVAGTQLLGQVPGRRHEGVTGFWYGKNPGLDRAADALRHANTAGTAPLGGAVAWIGDDPGCKSSTLPSSCEPMCQSLSLPLLAPGSVAEIIEFGLHAVALSRATGLWAGLKIVADIADASATVDLGPLRAGVPEPVRVPAKAAPLLLGAAALDAEHDLLTRRLDLARAYAREHGLNRVMSGAQGTRLGIVASGTTYAVVLRALADLGLDERARDGLGLRLIRLAMPFPLDHAHLAELTGGLERVLVVEDKMPFLEGQVKQALYGVASPPAVSGRDLLTARGTLSAEDVAKAVATCLGGDVRPRQRTTLARRHLPLVAARTPYFCSGCPHNTSTRTADDTLVGVGIGCHAMIALDGHGRGTQVGLTQMGGEGAQWIGLSPFTDDRHFVQNLGDGTFHHSGSLAIRAAVAAGVTMTYKLLYNDAVAMTGGQRAEGRLDVPALTHELALEGVRRIVVTTPEPETYKGVRLAPIAAVRHRDELAEAERELAALDGVTVLIHDDRCAAEERRLRKRGKLPAPTRKVVVNERVCEGCGDCGEASTCLSVQPVETEYGRKTRIHQPSCNSDLSCLKGDCPSFLLVEPGTRAARPVPPAPVDPPEPALATGEVLVRMPGIGGTGVVTVSQILQMAAHLDGLHAAGLEQTGLAQKGGPVVSDVRIAPHPLAGSVRASHGLADVLIGFDVLGAASDANLAVAAPDRTAAVLNTAVVPTAAMVTGRLPVPGHAAAVDRVRQVTRSLFCLDAHELAEALFGDHMPANLLLLGAACQQGLLPVSAAAIERAIILNRAAVEQNLAAFRWGRAAVADPEAVRRAALPQAEEPAEKLDEVVAVRVADLTGYQNAAYARSYAEDVRRVGEEATERAGEEAGAAIALAYARGLHKLMAYKDEYEVARLHLDPAERARREREHGPDAVVSVLLHPPVLRAMGMKRKIELRRSAPVLFRGLRAARVLRGTALDVFGLAKVRRTERELVGEYRELVRAALARLGPGNAAAVAELAGLPELIRGYEDIKLARVAEFRERAAAALARLAAPVESQEEA, translated from the coding sequence GTGACTCCCACCCCTGTGTCGCTCGATGACAAGTACACGGCACGGGACGGCAGAGTGCTGATCTCCGGCGTGCAGGCCCTGGTCCGCCTGACCCTGGAGCAGCGGCGGCTGGACCGGGAGCGCGGGCTGGACACGCGGGCGTTCGTCTCCGGTTACCAGGGCTCGCCGCTGGGGGGCGTGGACCTGGAGATGGGACGGGCGCGGCGGTTCCTGGACGAGGAGGGCGTGGTGTTCCGCCCGGGGCTGAACGAGGAGCTGGCCGCCACGGCGGTGGCCGGCACCCAGCTGCTCGGCCAGGTGCCGGGCCGCCGCCACGAGGGCGTCACCGGCTTCTGGTACGGCAAGAACCCCGGCCTCGACCGCGCCGCCGACGCCCTCCGGCACGCCAACACGGCGGGCACCGCTCCGCTCGGCGGCGCCGTGGCGTGGATCGGCGACGACCCCGGCTGCAAGTCCTCGACGCTGCCGAGCTCGTGCGAGCCGATGTGCCAGAGCCTGTCGCTGCCGCTGCTGGCGCCGGGCTCGGTCGCGGAGATCATCGAGTTCGGCCTGCACGCGGTGGCGTTGTCCCGCGCCACGGGCCTGTGGGCGGGGCTGAAGATCGTCGCGGACATCGCCGACGCCTCGGCCACGGTGGACCTCGGGCCGCTGCGCGCGGGCGTGCCGGAGCCGGTCCGCGTACCGGCGAAGGCCGCGCCCCTCCTGCTCGGCGCGGCGGCGCTGGACGCCGAGCACGACCTGCTCACCCGCCGCCTCGACCTGGCCCGCGCCTACGCCCGCGAGCACGGCCTCAACCGGGTCATGTCGGGCGCGCAGGGCACGAGGCTCGGCATCGTGGCCTCCGGCACCACGTACGCGGTGGTCCTGCGCGCCCTGGCCGACCTCGGCCTGGACGAGCGGGCCCGCGACGGGCTGGGGCTGCGGCTGATCCGGCTGGCGATGCCGTTCCCGCTGGACCACGCGCACCTGGCCGAGCTGACCGGCGGCCTGGAGCGGGTGCTGGTGGTGGAGGACAAGATGCCGTTCCTGGAGGGGCAGGTCAAGCAGGCCCTGTACGGCGTCGCGAGCCCCCCGGCGGTCTCCGGCCGCGACCTGCTGACCGCGCGCGGCACGCTGTCCGCCGAGGACGTGGCCAAGGCGGTCGCCACCTGCCTCGGCGGCGACGTGCGGCCCCGGCAGCGGACCACGCTCGCCCGGCGGCACCTGCCGCTGGTCGCGGCCCGCACGCCGTACTTCTGCTCGGGCTGCCCCCACAACACCTCCACCCGCACCGCCGACGACACGCTGGTCGGCGTCGGCATCGGCTGCCACGCGATGATCGCCCTGGACGGGCACGGCCGCGGCACGCAGGTCGGCCTCACGCAGATGGGCGGCGAGGGCGCGCAGTGGATCGGGCTGTCGCCGTTCACCGACGACCGGCACTTCGTCCAGAACCTCGGCGACGGCACCTTCCACCACTCCGGCTCGCTCGCGATCCGGGCGGCGGTGGCTGCCGGGGTGACGATGACGTACAAGCTGCTCTACAACGACGCGGTCGCGATGACCGGCGGACAGCGCGCCGAGGGCCGCCTGGACGTGCCCGCGCTCACGCACGAGCTGGCGCTGGAGGGCGTGCGCCGGATCGTGGTGACGACGCCGGAGCCGGAGACGTACAAGGGGGTACGGCTGGCGCCGATCGCCGCCGTCCGGCACCGCGACGAGCTGGCCGAGGCGGAGCGGGAGCTCGCGGCGCTCGACGGCGTGACGGTGCTCATCCACGACGACCGGTGCGCCGCCGAGGAGCGGCGGCTGCGCAAGCGCGGCAAACTGCCCGCGCCGACCCGCAAGGTGGTCGTGAACGAGCGGGTCTGCGAGGGTTGCGGCGACTGCGGCGAGGCCTCGACGTGCCTGTCGGTGCAGCCCGTGGAGACCGAGTACGGCCGCAAGACCCGCATCCACCAGCCCTCCTGCAACTCCGACCTGAGCTGCCTGAAGGGCGACTGCCCGTCGTTCCTGCTGGTCGAGCCCGGCACCAGGGCCGCCCGCCCGGTCCCGCCGGCGCCCGTGGACCCGCCCGAGCCGGCCCTGGCGACCGGCGAGGTGCTGGTCAGGATGCCCGGCATCGGCGGCACCGGCGTGGTCACGGTCTCGCAGATCCTGCAGATGGCCGCCCACCTCGACGGCCTGCACGCGGCCGGCCTGGAGCAGACGGGCCTGGCGCAGAAGGGCGGGCCGGTGGTGAGCGACGTGCGCATCGCGCCGCACCCGCTCGCCGGCTCGGTGCGCGCCTCGCACGGCCTGGCCGACGTGCTGATCGGCTTCGACGTGCTGGGCGCGGCCTCGGACGCCAACCTGGCCGTGGCCGCCCCTGACCGCACCGCCGCGGTGCTCAACACGGCCGTCGTGCCCACCGCCGCCATGGTGACCGGCCGCCTGCCGGTGCCGGGTCACGCCGCCGCGGTGGACCGGGTCAGGCAGGTCACCAGGAGCCTGTTCTGCCTGGACGCGCACGAGCTGGCCGAGGCGCTGTTCGGCGACCACATGCCGGCCAACCTGCTGCTGCTCGGCGCCGCCTGCCAGCAGGGGCTGCTGCCGGTGTCCGCCGCCGCGATCGAGCGGGCGATCATCCTCAACCGGGCCGCCGTCGAGCAGAACCTGGCCGCCTTCCGCTGGGGCCGGGCCGCCGTCGCCGACCCCGAGGCGGTGCGCCGGGCCGCGCTGCCGCAGGCGGAGGAGCCGGCCGAGAAGCTGGACGAGGTGGTCGCCGTCCGCGTCGCCGACCTGACCGGCTACCAGAACGCCGCCTACGCCCGCTCGTACGCCGAGGACGTGCGCCGGGTCGGCGAGGAGGCCACCGAGCGGGCCGGCGAGGAGGCGGGCGCCGCGATCGCCCTCGCCTACGCCCGCGGCCTGCACAAGCTCATGGCCTACAAGGACGAGTACGAGGTCGCCCGCCTCCACCTCGACCCCGCCGAGCGGGCCAGGCGCGAGCGCGAGCACGGGCCGGACGCGGTCGTGTCGGTGCTGCTGCACCCGCCGGTGCTGCGCGCGATGGGCATGAAGCGCAAGATCGAGCTGCGCCGCAGCGCCCCGGTGCTGTTCCGGGGGCTGCGCGCGGCCCGGGTGCTGCGCGGGACGGCGCTCGACGTGTTCGGCCTGGCCAAGGTGCGGCGGACCGAGCGTGAGCTGGTCGGCGAGTACCGCGAGCTGGTGCGCGCCGCCCTCGCCCGGCTCGGCCCCGGCAACGCCGCCGCCGTCGCCGAGCTCGCGGGCCTGCCGGAGCTGATCCGCGGGTACGAGGACATCAAGCTGGCCCGCGTCGCCGAGTTCCGCGAGCGCGCCGCGGCCGCGCTGGCGAGACTGGCCGCACCCGTCGAGAGTCAGGAGGAAGCGTGA
- a CDS encoding Lrp/AsnC family transcriptional regulator has product MPDIDDIDHHVLRLLREDGRRTFSEMAELVGLSVAAVKRRVDRLRDLGVIKGFTVQIDYAKLGWGIEAFTELRYPGTTPVSEIVRTATEVPEVQAVFTIAGDPDALIHVRVRDLGHLQQVIDRLRRAGDVTGTKTLLVLGSWTRESLAPPRTR; this is encoded by the coding sequence GTGCCCGACATCGACGACATCGACCACCACGTGCTGCGGCTGCTGCGCGAGGACGGACGCAGGACGTTCTCCGAGATGGCCGAGCTGGTCGGCCTGTCGGTGGCCGCCGTCAAGCGGCGCGTCGACCGGCTGCGCGACCTCGGCGTCATCAAGGGCTTCACCGTGCAGATCGACTACGCCAAGCTCGGATGGGGCATCGAGGCGTTCACCGAGCTGCGCTACCCGGGGACGACGCCGGTCAGCGAGATCGTCCGCACCGCGACCGAGGTGCCCGAGGTGCAGGCGGTCTTCACCATCGCCGGCGATCCCGACGCGCTGATCCACGTACGGGTGCGCGACCTCGGCCACCTCCAGCAGGTCATCGACCGGCTGCGGCGGGCGGGGGACGTCACGGGCACCAAGACGCTGCTGGTCCTCGGCTCGTGGACGCGCGAGTCGCTGGCGCCGCCGCGTACCCGGTGA
- a CDS encoding DUF11 domain-containing protein, which translates to MVQEVTPEALVAGEQAVVRVTVTNVGAAEARDVAVTDVLDPALVPAGDLPQGCGRAARTGAVVCGGPGTALAPGQSLGYAIPVRVDPALQDGAEVIARAAATAAGVPGDTTLLTAPARAYADVELVMAAPPAVNAGDVIGYRLTVTNHGPSRAEGVTLRSRNRGGGATVTDRPAAECPGTGVTVACALGDLAPGEVRTLALAIAPGPAAPFENCAVVRLAGQDRDPADNRSCASTRVEPAPAPAEIPPPPPPEQAAGPPDAIVDMPMEAPHDEPGQPAAGPPDRDGAVRPAAAGDGARRTGDGTAVPAAGLPVTGVSLWMLALGVPVLLAVGLLVRHFSRRERAAGRAP; encoded by the coding sequence GTGGTGCAGGAGGTGACGCCCGAGGCGCTCGTCGCCGGTGAGCAGGCCGTGGTGCGGGTGACCGTCACGAACGTCGGCGCGGCGGAGGCGCGGGACGTGGCCGTCACCGACGTGCTCGACCCGGCGCTCGTCCCCGCCGGCGACCTCCCCCAGGGCTGCGGACGGGCGGCGCGGACCGGCGCCGTCGTCTGCGGCGGCCCGGGTACGGCCCTCGCCCCCGGGCAGTCCCTCGGTTACGCGATCCCGGTCCGCGTGGATCCGGCGCTCCAGGACGGCGCGGAGGTGATCGCGCGGGCCGCGGCCACCGCCGCCGGCGTCCCCGGCGACACGACGCTGCTGACCGCCCCGGCCCGCGCGTACGCCGACGTCGAGCTGGTCATGGCCGCCCCGCCCGCCGTGAACGCCGGTGACGTCATCGGCTACCGGCTCACCGTCACCAACCACGGCCCGTCCCGGGCGGAGGGCGTCACGCTGCGGAGCCGCAACCGGGGCGGCGGCGCCACGGTCACCGATCGCCCGGCGGCCGAGTGCCCGGGCACGGGCGTCACGGTGGCCTGCGCGCTGGGCGACCTGGCTCCCGGCGAGGTGCGGACGCTGGCGCTGGCCATCGCGCCCGGCCCTGCCGCCCCGTTCGAGAACTGCGCGGTCGTCCGCCTCGCCGGCCAGGACCGGGATCCGGCGGACAACCGTTCCTGCGCCTCCACCCGGGTGGAGCCGGCGCCCGCGCCCGCCGAGATTCCTCCCCCGCCGCCGCCCGAGCAGGCCGCCGGGCCTCCGGACGCCATCGTCGACATGCCGATGGAGGCCCCGCACGACGAGCCCGGGCAGCCGGCGGCCGGGCCGCCGGACCGGGACGGAGCGGTGCGACCCGCGGCGGCGGGGGACGGCGCGCGGCGGACGGGCGACGGGACGGCGGTCCCCGCGGCGGGGCTCCCGGTGACGGGGGTGTCGTTGTGGATGCTGGCGCTCGGCGTCCCGGTGCTGCTCGCGGTCGGCCTGCTCGTCCGCCACTTCAGCCGGCGCGAACGCGCGGCGGGCAGGGCTCCCTGA
- a CDS encoding class I SAM-dependent methyltransferase — MTPTRARYDAVADFYASGWPDAIDDPASLRLLTLLEPIAGRRILDLACGHGRITRELARRGAAQVVGVDLSAALLERARAAERDNPLGIHYIHADVTTWSTPDQYDAVTCNFGLSDIDDLDAALATAARALRPGGLFVCSLLHPCFPGGPNVSGSWPSGGRYHDEGWWQATGELSSLRRQVGANHRTLATYLNAIRRQGLWLDELSEPEPSRDWASGRPDAARFPVFLVMRWVKATAQP; from the coding sequence ATGACCCCCACCCGAGCCCGCTACGACGCCGTCGCCGACTTCTACGCCTCCGGCTGGCCGGACGCCATCGACGACCCGGCCTCCCTCCGCCTCCTGACCCTCCTGGAGCCGATCGCCGGCCGCCGCATCCTCGACCTCGCCTGCGGCCACGGCCGCATCACCCGCGAACTGGCCCGCCGCGGTGCCGCCCAGGTCGTAGGCGTCGACCTCTCCGCCGCCCTCCTCGAACGAGCACGCGCCGCAGAACGCGACAACCCCTTGGGCATCCACTACATCCACGCCGACGTGACCACCTGGTCCACCCCCGATCAGTACGACGCCGTGACCTGCAACTTCGGCCTGTCCGACATCGACGACCTCGACGCCGCCCTCGCCACGGCCGCCCGCGCCCTCCGCCCCGGCGGCCTGTTCGTCTGCTCGCTCCTGCACCCCTGCTTCCCCGGCGGCCCGAACGTCTCCGGCTCCTGGCCGTCAGGGGGCCGCTACCACGACGAGGGCTGGTGGCAGGCCACCGGCGAACTCTCCTCGCTCCGCCGCCAGGTAGGCGCGAACCACCGCACCCTGGCCACGTACCTCAACGCCATCCGCCGCCAAGGTCTGTGGCTGGACGAGCTCTCCGAGCCTGAACCGTCCCGCGACTGGGCGTCGGGCCGCCCGGACGCGGCCCGGTTCCCCGTGTTCCTGGTCATGCGCTGGGTGAAGGCGACGGCTCAACCCTGA
- a CDS encoding helix-turn-helix domain-containing protein encodes MARGSPTVFRRRLVAELRRRRDAVGLSGPQVARELGWSTSKISRLEKGQIVPNVKDVRALLELYDMPESQRSQLLELVALSSDAEWWETYSDTIADGYASFLGFESGAAERWEWQALVIPGSLQTENYARAVVGGGYFGELTPRQIRRRIDLRMARYNRLINDPLVDSRVIIDESVLLRKMGDRTIMSEQLNHLRELAEHPQIHLQVLLHDQGLVAPVPSFILLRFSTLDGLGELYPDVVYLEDAAGGYLDEDELLTHRYLVLFNRISEVALSSEESMRFVEERAKRWAQAA; translated from the coding sequence ATGGCTCGCGGCAGCCCCACGGTCTTCCGGCGTCGCCTGGTGGCGGAGTTACGGAGGAGACGTGATGCTGTCGGCCTGAGTGGACCTCAGGTTGCTCGGGAGCTGGGTTGGTCAACGTCCAAGATCTCAAGGCTGGAGAAGGGGCAGATCGTACCGAACGTCAAGGATGTGCGAGCGCTGCTGGAGCTCTATGACATGCCGGAGTCGCAGCGGTCGCAGCTTCTTGAGTTGGTAGCTCTGTCGTCGGATGCGGAATGGTGGGAGACATACTCCGACACCATTGCGGATGGTTATGCCAGTTTTCTCGGCTTCGAAAGCGGAGCGGCGGAACGTTGGGAATGGCAGGCTCTGGTGATCCCAGGGAGCCTGCAGACGGAGAATTATGCGCGCGCGGTCGTCGGCGGCGGCTACTTCGGCGAGCTGACGCCACGACAGATTCGGCGGCGCATCGACCTTCGTATGGCGCGATATAACAGACTCATCAACGACCCATTGGTTGATTCCAGAGTGATCATCGACGAGTCCGTCCTATTGAGGAAAATGGGAGATAGGACGATCATGTCCGAACAGCTGAATCACCTACGTGAATTGGCTGAGCATCCTCAGATCCATCTCCAGGTCTTGTTGCACGATCAAGGGCTTGTCGCTCCCGTGCCCAGTTTCATCCTGCTGAGATTCTCCACATTGGATGGCCTCGGAGAGCTTTACCCCGACGTCGTCTATCTGGAGGATGCGGCGGGTGGTTACCTCGACGAGGATGAGTTGCTCACGCACCGGTACCTTGTCCTGTTCAACAGGATCTCGGAAGTGGCCTTGAGCTCTGAGGAAAGTATGCGCTTCGTCGAGGAGCGGGCGAAGAGATGGGCGCAAGCCGCCTAG
- a CDS encoding DUF397 domain-containing protein produces the protein MQSPNEPVGAGWRKSRRSLSNGECVEVAMFGDGRIGIRDSKNRTAGTVFVSSDDFQRLLTDIKRGNTFPSSNKV, from the coding sequence ATGCAGAGCCCCAACGAGCCGGTAGGCGCGGGATGGCGCAAGAGCCGGCGGAGTCTGTCTAATGGAGAGTGTGTCGAGGTCGCCATGTTCGGCGATGGCCGGATCGGCATCAGAGATTCGAAGAACCGTACGGCCGGGACGGTCTTCGTCTCCTCCGATGACTTTCAGAGGCTCCTCACCGACATCAAACGAGGAAACACGTTTCCCTCGTCGAACAAGGTCTAG
- a CDS encoding alpha/beta hydrolase family protein, whose translation MQLSTPHRGARTLTKLALAFALVAGGVATASPAQAASPYERGPNPTDALLEAVRGPFATAQQSVSSLSVSGFGGGVIYYPTDTSQGTFGAIAISPGYTATWSSLAWLGPRIASHGFVVIGIETNTIYDQPDSRGRQLLAALDYLTQRSPSTIRSRIDSSRLAVAGHSMGGGGTLEAANDRPSLQAAVPIAPWNLTKTWSGVRVPTMIIGGQADTIAPVATHSQLFYSSIPSSSEKAYLELTGASHFFPQTVNTTMAKSMVAWLKRWVDDDTRYDPFLCPAPRSLAISEYRDTCPNG comes from the coding sequence GTGCAGCTCTCCACCCCCCACCGCGGCGCGCGAACGTTGACCAAGCTCGCCCTCGCGTTCGCCCTCGTCGCCGGCGGCGTCGCGACCGCCTCGCCCGCCCAGGCGGCCAGCCCGTACGAGCGCGGCCCGAACCCCACGGACGCGCTGCTGGAGGCCGTCCGCGGCCCGTTCGCCACCGCCCAGCAGAGCGTCTCCTCGCTCAGCGTCAGCGGCTTCGGCGGCGGCGTGATCTACTACCCGACCGACACCAGCCAGGGCACGTTCGGCGCGATCGCGATCTCACCCGGCTACACCGCGACCTGGTCCAGCCTGGCCTGGCTCGGCCCGCGCATCGCCTCGCACGGCTTCGTGGTCATCGGCATCGAGACCAACACCATCTACGACCAGCCCGACAGCCGTGGCCGCCAGCTCCTTGCCGCCCTCGACTACCTGACGCAGCGCAGCCCGTCCACGATCCGCAGCCGCATCGACAGCTCGCGCCTCGCGGTCGCCGGCCACTCGATGGGCGGCGGCGGCACCCTCGAAGCCGCCAACGACCGCCCGTCCCTGCAGGCCGCCGTCCCCATCGCCCCCTGGAACCTCACCAAGACCTGGTCCGGCGTCCGCGTCCCCACCATGATCATCGGCGGCCAGGCCGACACCATCGCCCCGGTCGCCACCCACTCCCAGCTCTTCTACTCGAGCATCCCGTCCTCGTCGGAGAAGGCGTACCTGGAGCTGACGGGCGCGAGCCACTTCTTCCCGCAGACGGTGAACACCACGATGGCCAAGTCGATGGTCGCCTGGCTCAAGCGCTGGGTCGACGACGACACCCGCTACGACCCCTTCCTCTGCCCCGCCCCCCGCAGCCTCGCCATCTCGGAGTACCGCGACACCTGCCCCAACGGCTGA